Proteins encoded by one window of uncultured Draconibacterium sp.:
- a CDS encoding two-component regulator propeller domain-containing protein, with product MQTVFKYGILLILFFQICLNSNAQSGVILEQPRLNYLTTNEGLPQNTIDCILKDRNGFMWFGTWNGLCRFDGYTFQIFQSQQEKWLPGNFIQTLCEDRNGNLWVGTNKGLAFFDYSLLKFIEVPLLTEKLGDVSITHIINDQNNNIWVATAGNGIWKIENADQSVTSVESVFEDQLTDKNVNHLCLLSDNHLLAGTTNGLTVSNLAGEKPKPVWERLSEYMNDINGINISTILSDHKGDIWLGTIDVGLYHFNSGTLNLEYFGADNNNPNDLNHLSVYDIIEDRNGVIMIGTLGGLNFYDTSTQIFSSLPASTEERKYLNNPFINSLYADELGNIWIGTEKGGINHYNTYQKPFNALTHEAANPNSISHNTVNSIFTEKDVLWVGTAGGGVNRISNNGQKTIHFEHSDENVQSINSNFVTSFIRDHQNHLLVGTWGGGLNKLLDDKQNRFDILVNVPGDSRSLCSSFISSLEYLDDKHILIGTRGGLDIYNPEGDIFLHVHEKMDIDQALEIGCLLTDSQNRVWVGTENGLYRFNRSHLLELNDNSGQINFEKYITNPEDSASIAGNYVISLFEAHDGTIWFGTYGNGICKYTEKGNGGFINYNEQNGLCNNVAYAIEEDAQGNLWISTDNGLSKFDPITETFQNFYSSDGLLSDQFYWSASCSDEQGNLYFGGIEGLNYFNPAEFESYPNIPQPVFTQFSVFSDPVIIGEKYHSKVILNAPISETQEISLSYKDAVFSVEFSALDYFQPGKIKYAYQMEGVDQDWVEVPASRRFANYTNLSGGRYTFKVKAANSDGIWSEKYTTLTINIIPPFWETAWFQFLAVLFIIGMVLAYIRYRTQFLKEQKRKLEKQVRERTFKIEEQKEELEKQNQQIAKQRDEMIDLNEKVKLVNQLRLRFFTNISHEFRTPLTLIIDPLEQLMQNLKTDATTHNTLSIINRNAQRLLHLINQLLYFRRIETGKLKLNVSKGNLQQFIYGIFESFKDLAEHQKINYKFIETNIDNETWFDAEKVENVFYNLLSNAFKNTPVSGSISLKIENITEQREGCIPPPYAAISVVDTGRGISKEHLPHIFDRFYKDPDSDKQTDFTSSGIGLALTHEIIHALHGEIKVESEPQKGSVFTVYMPYSKNQFESDEINETTIPSEINIEGRVNVLAEHIEARNTDYELGDEHTNEDKAKPIILIVEDNFDLRSFLLQTLRSEYRVLGAENGKIGLEMAKKYSPELIISDVMMPVMDGIELCSRLKKNIQTSHIPIILLTAKNMVESWIEGLETGADDYIPKPFNLQILQIKMRNIIESRRKIKNIFSSPEPVAPDKFSSNKLDEEFITKAYAILEKNYSESDFSVEQFAREMFVSRSLLYKKIKALTDLNITDFINSYKLKKSVEMIKTSDQTISEIAFQTGFNDPKYFSRIFKKFYGASPSEFTKKHSTN from the coding sequence ATGCAAACTGTTTTTAAATACGGTATCCTTTTAATCCTCTTTTTTCAGATATGCCTGAATAGCAATGCGCAGTCGGGCGTAATACTTGAACAACCACGTCTGAATTATTTAACCACCAACGAAGGACTGCCGCAAAACACCATCGACTGTATTTTAAAAGACCGCAATGGTTTTATGTGGTTTGGAACCTGGAACGGACTTTGTCGTTTCGATGGTTATACTTTTCAAATCTTCCAAAGCCAACAGGAAAAGTGGCTACCCGGAAACTTTATACAAACACTTTGCGAAGACCGAAACGGAAACCTGTGGGTGGGCACGAATAAAGGGCTTGCTTTTTTTGACTACTCATTGCTGAAGTTTATAGAAGTTCCGCTTCTAACCGAAAAACTGGGAGATGTTTCTATTACGCATATTATAAACGACCAAAACAACAACATTTGGGTTGCCACTGCCGGAAATGGTATCTGGAAAATTGAAAATGCAGACCAGTCAGTAACATCGGTTGAATCGGTTTTTGAGGACCAGCTTACCGATAAAAATGTAAATCATTTGTGTCTTTTATCCGATAACCATCTGCTGGCCGGCACCACCAACGGATTAACGGTAAGTAACCTCGCGGGCGAAAAACCAAAACCAGTGTGGGAAAGACTTTCTGAATACATGAATGATATTAACGGTATAAACATATCAACCATTCTTTCCGACCACAAAGGAGATATTTGGCTGGGCACCATTGATGTTGGATTATACCATTTTAACTCCGGCACGCTGAATCTCGAGTATTTTGGCGCCGACAACAACAATCCAAACGACCTTAATCACTTGTCGGTTTATGATATCATTGAGGATCGGAATGGTGTAATAATGATCGGTACACTTGGTGGATTGAACTTTTACGATACCTCCACACAAATATTTTCGAGTCTGCCTGCAAGCACCGAAGAGCGAAAGTACCTTAACAATCCATTTATCAATTCGCTTTATGCCGATGAACTGGGCAACATTTGGATAGGCACTGAAAAAGGTGGAATAAACCATTACAACACCTATCAAAAACCATTTAATGCGCTTACACACGAAGCTGCCAATCCAAATTCCATCAGCCACAATACGGTTAACTCCATTTTTACCGAGAAAGACGTTTTGTGGGTTGGAACAGCCGGAGGTGGTGTAAACCGCATTAGCAACAACGGCCAAAAAACAATCCATTTCGAACATTCCGATGAAAATGTGCAGAGTATAAACAGCAACTTTGTAACGTCGTTTATTCGCGATCACCAAAACCACCTGCTTGTGGGAACCTGGGGCGGCGGATTAAACAAATTACTCGACGATAAACAAAATCGTTTTGATATCCTTGTAAATGTTCCCGGCGATTCAAGAAGTTTGTGTAGCAGCTTTATTTCAAGTCTTGAATACCTCGACGATAAACACATTTTAATCGGTACACGTGGAGGACTCGATATATATAATCCGGAGGGAGACATTTTCCTGCATGTTCACGAAAAAATGGATATCGACCAGGCTCTCGAGATTGGATGCCTTTTAACCGACAGTCAAAACAGGGTTTGGGTAGGTACCGAAAACGGACTTTATCGTTTTAACCGTTCGCACCTGCTTGAATTGAATGATAATTCAGGGCAGATCAATTTCGAGAAATACATAACTAATCCGGAGGATTCGGCGTCAATAGCAGGCAATTATGTCATTTCGCTTTTTGAGGCACACGACGGAACCATTTGGTTTGGCACCTACGGAAACGGTATTTGTAAATACACCGAAAAAGGAAACGGCGGTTTTATTAATTACAACGAACAGAACGGTTTATGCAATAACGTTGCCTATGCCATTGAAGAAGACGCCCAGGGAAACCTGTGGATTTCAACAGATAACGGTTTATCGAAATTTGATCCGATTACCGAAACATTCCAGAACTTTTACTCCAGCGATGGTTTGCTGAGCGATCAGTTTTACTGGTCGGCTTCGTGTTCCGACGAACAGGGGAATTTATACTTTGGTGGTATAGAAGGACTTAACTATTTCAACCCGGCAGAATTCGAATCGTACCCCAACATCCCACAGCCTGTATTTACACAATTCTCGGTATTTAGCGATCCGGTGATTATTGGCGAAAAATACCATTCAAAAGTAATATTGAACGCACCGATTAGCGAAACACAGGAAATCTCGCTCTCTTATAAAGATGCTGTTTTCTCCGTCGAGTTTTCAGCGCTGGATTACTTCCAACCCGGGAAAATAAAATATGCCTACCAAATGGAAGGCGTAGACCAGGATTGGGTTGAAGTGCCTGCCTCTCGTAGGTTTGCCAACTACACCAACCTTTCCGGAGGAAGGTATACTTTCAAGGTTAAGGCGGCAAATAGTGATGGTATCTGGTCAGAAAAATATACAACTCTTACCATAAACATTATACCTCCGTTTTGGGAAACTGCCTGGTTCCAGTTTTTGGCCGTGTTGTTTATTATCGGAATGGTTTTGGCCTACATTCGTTACCGTACCCAGTTCCTGAAAGAGCAAAAACGTAAACTGGAAAAACAGGTTCGCGAGCGTACTTTTAAAATTGAAGAACAAAAAGAAGAGCTTGAAAAACAGAACCAGCAAATTGCCAAACAGCGCGACGAAATGATTGACCTGAACGAAAAAGTTAAGCTGGTAAACCAATTGCGCCTGCGCTTTTTCACCAACATTTCGCACGAGTTCCGCACACCGTTAACGCTTATTATCGATCCGCTGGAGCAGTTAATGCAAAACCTGAAAACCGATGCCACCACACACAATACATTAAGTATTATAAACCGCAATGCACAACGACTTTTACACCTGATTAACCAGTTACTTTATTTCCGCCGTATTGAAACCGGAAAACTAAAACTGAATGTTAGCAAGGGCAATCTGCAACAGTTTATATACGGTATTTTCGAATCGTTTAAAGACCTGGCAGAGCACCAAAAAATTAACTACAAATTTATTGAAACCAACATAGATAATGAAACCTGGTTCGACGCCGAGAAAGTAGAAAACGTATTTTACAACCTGCTTTCCAACGCTTTTAAAAACACACCTGTTTCAGGTTCTATTTCGTTAAAAATCGAGAATATTACCGAACAACGCGAAGGTTGTATTCCTCCACCCTATGCTGCCATAAGCGTAGTAGATACGGGCAGGGGCATTTCAAAAGAACATTTGCCACACATTTTCGACCGGTTTTACAAAGATCCCGACTCGGACAAACAAACCGATTTTACCAGCTCAGGAATCGGTCTGGCCTTAACCCATGAAATTATACATGCTCTTCATGGCGAAATAAAAGTAGAAAGCGAACCCCAAAAAGGAAGCGTCTTTACTGTTTATATGCCTTATTCTAAAAATCAGTTTGAGAGTGACGAGATCAACGAAACAACAATCCCATCGGAGATAAACATTGAGGGACGTGTGAATGTATTGGCCGAGCATATTGAAGCCCGAAACACCGATTATGAATTGGGAGATGAACATACAAACGAGGACAAAGCGAAACCGATCATACTAATTGTTGAGGATAATTTCGACCTGCGTAGTTTCCTTTTGCAAACCCTTCGTTCGGAATACCGGGTTTTGGGTGCCGAGAACGGAAAAATCGGTCTTGAAATGGCTAAGAAATATTCGCCTGAATTGATAATCAGCGATGTAATGATGCCTGTTATGGATGGAATAGAATTGTGCAGCCGCCTGAAAAAGAACATCCAAACCAGTCACATCCCGATCATTCTGCTAACGGCAAAAAATATGGTAGAAAGCTGGATAGAAGGACTTGAAACCGGTGCCGACGACTATATCCCAAAACCTTTCAACCTGCAAATTCTGCAAATAAAAATGCGGAACATCATCGAGTCGCGCAGAAAAATTAAAAACATTTTCAGTAGTCCTGAACCAGTGGCTCCCGATAAATTTTCATCCAATAAACTGGATGAAGAATTTATTACAAAAGCTTATGCGATTTTGGAAAAGAATTATTCTGAATCTGATTTTTCGGTGGAACAGTTTGCCCGCGAAATGTTTGTAAGCCGAAGTTTGTTGTACAAAAAAATTAAGGCACTTACCGACCTAAACATTACCGATTTTATTAATTCCTATAAATTGAAAAAGTCGGTTGAAATGATCAAAACATCTGATCAAACCATTTCCGAAATTGCATTCCAAACCGGTTTTAACGACCCGAAATACTTCAGTCGTATTTTCAAAAAATTCTACGGAGCGAGTCCTAGCGAGTTCACAAAAAAACACTCAACCAACTAA
- a CDS encoding sigma-70 family RNA polymerase sigma factor produces MDRLKLWQNIQSGDVNALHDLHKRYFHPMCLFAFKSINDHQQVEHIVSDCFLKIWKNRKRIQIKSSLESYLYQILRNSIIDYHRAKHDNTISFDQIPDIPDEDEMNNEQRYAKLYTAISRLPEKRRQILELAIFESCTYLEIAEKLGITKNTVKTQMVRAYKFLKESLDPADFFFFCFLKKI; encoded by the coding sequence GTGGATCGACTAAAGTTGTGGCAAAATATTCAGAGTGGAGATGTAAATGCGTTACACGATCTGCATAAACGGTATTTTCATCCGATGTGTTTGTTTGCGTTTAAATCAATCAACGATCATCAACAGGTTGAGCACATTGTTTCGGATTGTTTTTTAAAGATCTGGAAAAATAGAAAACGAATTCAAATAAAATCATCGCTGGAATCGTACCTGTATCAAATTTTACGGAATTCAATTATCGACTACCACCGGGCCAAACACGATAACACAATTTCTTTTGATCAGATACCGGATATTCCCGATGAGGATGAGATGAACAACGAACAGCGCTATGCAAAATTATATACAGCCATATCAAGGTTGCCCGAAAAACGAAGACAAATTTTAGAACTGGCCATTTTTGAATCGTGCACTTACCTGGAAATTGCCGAAAAGCTCGGAATAACAAAGAATACAGTGAAAACACAGATGGTTCGTGCATACAAATTTTTAAAAGAATCGTTAGATCCTGCAGACTTCTTCTTTTTCTGTTTTCTCAAGAAAATTTAA
- a CDS encoding FecR domain-containing protein — protein sequence MIEHNEDRFWELAMLKIHNEASADELRELNSYLSDEKYTKIYSEIAHLSEDIKATQKLSLVSQQNSWTHIKTHLQNKTMQLFRNVSGYAAVFVVALLLGGLAVQMWSQRNYEERFAEVKVPLGQMSEITLCDGTHVWLNSGTTLKYSNSFGRESRNVTLDGEAYFDVEKSDVPFRVKLKHSFVEVLGTQFNVISYKNDSNSEITLVEGSVNVNNLNGNNIAHLEPSQQLTIDDESLKAKLKTVETGFYVSWTEGKIVFRDAKLSEICERLERWYNVDITLGDNEVEELNFSGTILKNKPFSQIVTAFELLLPVNIDYQHVPAGKDKVTISKK from the coding sequence ATGATAGAACACAACGAAGATAGATTTTGGGAGCTGGCAATGCTAAAAATTCATAACGAAGCAAGCGCCGATGAATTAAGAGAGCTGAATTCGTATCTGTCGGACGAAAAATATACCAAGATTTACTCCGAAATTGCACATTTAAGCGAAGACATAAAAGCTACACAGAAGCTTTCGCTCGTTTCGCAGCAAAATTCATGGACGCACATTAAAACTCATTTACAAAACAAAACCATGCAGTTGTTCCGGAATGTTTCGGGATATGCTGCCGTTTTTGTAGTTGCCTTATTATTGGGTGGTTTGGCGGTTCAAATGTGGAGCCAGCGAAATTACGAAGAGCGTTTTGCAGAGGTAAAAGTGCCGCTGGGACAAATGTCGGAAATTACTTTGTGCGATGGAACACATGTTTGGCTCAACTCGGGAACAACCCTGAAATACAGCAATTCGTTTGGCCGGGAAAGCCGGAATGTTACCCTCGATGGAGAAGCGTATTTCGATGTGGAAAAATCGGATGTCCCGTTTCGCGTGAAGTTAAAACATTCATTTGTAGAAGTTTTAGGAACCCAATTCAACGTTATATCGTACAAAAACGATAGCAACAGCGAAATAACGCTTGTTGAAGGAAGTGTTAATGTCAATAACCTGAATGGAAATAATATCGCACACCTTGAACCATCGCAGCAGCTTACTATCGACGATGAGTCGCTGAAAGCAAAATTGAAAACGGTAGAAACCGGTTTCTATGTTTCGTGGACCGAAGGTAAAATTGTATTCCGCGACGCAAAGCTCTCGGAAATATGCGAGCGTTTGGAACGATGGTATAATGTGGATATAACTCTGGGAGACAACGAAGTAGAGGAACTAAACTTTTCGGGAACCATACTTAAGAATAAACCTTTTAGTCAGATAGTTACTGCCTTTGAACTGTTGCTTCCTGTGAATATCGACTATCAGCATGTTCCGGCGGGAAAAGACAAAGTAACCATTTCAAAAAAATAA
- a CDS encoding TonB-dependent receptor, with product MKKLIKAIGSNRSWTEILLKMKLTFTFFLLGLITVSASTYSQNTRLDVSLKNNNVVELFKQIEEKSEFYFFFKDEDLNDLSEVSVTKKDATINEILDEVLKDTDMTYEVVDRYIIVRKEGDAISKSEAKADQQNRVTGRVVDEFGEPLPGVTVVIKGTAQGTVTDVNGEYSLQVTAKDAVLQYSFVGMRSQEIEVGGQSNIDVTLVVDAIGIEEVVAIGYGTVKKADVTSAVSSVKSEDFVKGSVKDVGQLIQGKVAGLTITSSSGDPLAGTSITLRGNTTLFGTSSSPLVLIDGVPGDFNAVAPEDIESIDVLKDGSAAAIYGTRGTNGVILITTKRASGDYEGNVEYTAYISTQQIAQKAEMLTAADYRQQIADGIRDASDDLGANTDWIDEITQTPFSHVHNLTFRGGNNKTNYLASLNYNDTEGIFLKTGKKTFTARTDINHSMFDDLIKFNLGILSRNIYHDNVANTNYTYRQAKIYNPTAPITNPDGTWYENPGAFNYDNPVARIKESNGEDRSQWSRLNGTVIINPFEGLTLKGLFSYSKYNSRGSYYETKNHISNVRNGLNGYARNTSVESIDRLVELTAEYLKIVGEHRFTVLGGYSYQDNDWHDLLMTNQDFPTDLFGADQIQLGTGILEGGTSSGIRSRRTKTNLIGFFGRFNYNYMNRYLLMASLRHEAASQLYGTEEPWGTFPSVSVGWRISEESFMENVSFVDDLKFRAGYGVTGTQPSNLFLGVATIGYSGSVYSNGQWMQTLAPTRNPNPYLRWEEKKETNLGVDFVLADSRVSGSIDAYKRTIDGLLYDFTVPVPPNLVTETRANVGKMENKGLEVLINVVPVRTRDFEWVSSFNFSTNSNKLVSLSNDLYQATQEYFTTGGTGEPIQTFTHRVDIGDEIGNFYGFKVIDVDEEGKWIYEDAEGNAVPSDEFSRAFEDKHTLGNGLPKFYAGWNNNFRYKNFDLAVTMRGAFGYQILNFERMYLENTMSIQYNRLQSAYDPVFGKEVLSDEMDLEYNSYYIEDGDYWKIDNITLGYTFDLDNEYIKGARVFVSSLNTFTFTGYKGVDPEVTTSGLAPGNDYRDKYPTTRTFTLGVNVNF from the coding sequence ATGAAAAAACTAATTAAAGCGATTGGTAGTAACCGGTCGTGGACCGAAATTTTATTGAAAATGAAACTTACTTTCACCTTTTTTTTACTTGGGTTGATTACAGTTAGTGCATCAACATATTCGCAAAATACTCGGCTTGATGTATCGTTGAAAAACAACAATGTAGTTGAGTTATTCAAACAGATTGAAGAAAAGAGTGAGTTTTACTTCTTTTTTAAAGATGAAGATTTGAATGACTTAAGCGAAGTATCAGTAACAAAAAAAGATGCTACAATTAACGAAATTCTTGATGAGGTGCTAAAAGACACCGACATGACCTACGAAGTCGTAGACCGATATATTATTGTTCGAAAAGAAGGAGACGCTATTAGTAAATCGGAGGCTAAAGCTGATCAACAAAACCGGGTTACCGGAAGGGTGGTTGACGAATTTGGAGAGCCGCTGCCCGGTGTAACCGTTGTTATTAAAGGAACTGCGCAGGGAACCGTTACCGATGTAAACGGTGAATACAGCTTGCAGGTAACTGCCAAAGATGCTGTTTTGCAGTATTCGTTTGTTGGAATGCGCTCGCAGGAGATTGAAGTTGGCGGCCAAAGTAACATCGATGTAACTCTTGTGGTTGATGCCATTGGAATTGAAGAAGTAGTAGCTATTGGTTACGGAACAGTAAAAAAAGCTGATGTAACCAGTGCAGTATCTTCAGTAAAATCGGAAGATTTTGTAAAAGGTAGCGTAAAAGATGTGGGTCAATTGATCCAGGGAAAAGTGGCCGGTTTAACCATTACTTCAAGCAGTGGCGACCCGCTCGCCGGAACTTCAATTACTTTAAGGGGTAACACTACGCTGTTCGGAACCAGCAGCAGTCCGCTGGTATTGATTGATGGAGTACCGGGCGATTTTAACGCTGTAGCTCCTGAAGACATCGAATCGATTGATGTACTGAAAGATGGTTCGGCAGCAGCAATTTATGGTACCCGCGGTACAAACGGTGTAATCCTGATTACAACTAAACGTGCCAGTGGCGATTACGAAGGAAATGTAGAATACACCGCATATATTTCAACACAGCAAATTGCGCAAAAAGCCGAAATGCTCACCGCTGCCGACTATCGTCAGCAAATTGCAGATGGTATTCGCGATGCAAGCGACGATCTTGGAGCAAACACCGATTGGATCGACGAGATTACTCAAACACCATTCTCGCATGTTCATAACTTAACTTTCCGTGGCGGAAATAATAAAACAAATTATTTGGCTTCGCTAAACTACAACGATACTGAAGGTATTTTCCTGAAAACAGGTAAAAAAACTTTCACTGCCCGTACTGATATTAACCACAGCATGTTCGATGATTTGATTAAATTCAATCTGGGTATTTTAAGCCGTAATATTTACCACGATAATGTAGCCAATACGAATTACACCTACCGCCAGGCAAAAATCTACAATCCTACTGCGCCAATTACAAATCCCGATGGAACATGGTACGAAAATCCGGGAGCTTTTAACTACGATAATCCTGTTGCCCGAATTAAAGAAAGTAACGGAGAAGACCGCTCGCAGTGGTCGCGACTGAACGGAACGGTAATTATTAATCCTTTTGAAGGATTGACTTTAAAAGGATTGTTCAGCTACTCGAAATACAATTCGCGTGGTAGTTACTACGAAACGAAAAATCATATTTCAAATGTTCGTAACGGATTAAATGGTTATGCCCGAAACACCTCGGTTGAGTCGATCGACCGTTTGGTGGAATTAACTGCCGAATACCTTAAAATTGTTGGCGAACACCGTTTTACAGTTTTGGGTGGTTACAGTTACCAGGATAACGACTGGCATGATTTGTTGATGACCAACCAGGATTTTCCTACCGATTTGTTTGGCGCCGATCAGATTCAGTTGGGTACCGGAATCCTTGAAGGCGGAACTTCGTCGGGTATCAGAAGTAGAAGAACCAAAACCAACCTTATTGGTTTCTTCGGAAGGTTTAATTATAACTACATGAACCGTTATTTATTGATGGCCAGTTTGCGTCACGAGGCGGCAAGCCAGTTGTACGGAACCGAAGAGCCATGGGGTACTTTCCCTTCAGTTTCTGTTGGTTGGCGTATCTCAGAAGAGTCGTTTATGGAAAACGTTTCTTTTGTTGACGACTTAAAATTCAGAGCCGGTTATGGTGTAACCGGAACGCAGCCAAGTAATTTGTTCCTGGGTGTTGCTACCATTGGTTATTCCGGATCGGTTTACTCAAACGGACAGTGGATGCAAACATTGGCTCCAACCCGTAACCCAAATCCTTACCTGCGTTGGGAAGAGAAAAAGGAAACCAACCTCGGTGTTGATTTTGTTTTGGCCGACAGTCGCGTAAGTGGTAGTATCGATGCCTACAAACGTACTATCGACGGATTGTTATATGACTTTACCGTTCCTGTGCCACCAAACCTGGTAACAGAAACTCGTGCCAATGTTGGTAAAATGGAAAACAAAGGATTGGAAGTATTAATAAATGTGGTGCCTGTGCGCACACGTGATTTTGAGTGGGTAAGTAGTTTTAATTTCTCTACTAACTCGAATAAACTGGTTAGTTTATCAAACGATTTGTACCAGGCAACGCAGGAGTATTTTACAACCGGAGGAACCGGCGAACCTATTCAAACCTTTACGCACCGTGTTGATATTGGCGATGAGATTGGTAATTTCTACGGATTCAAAGTTATTGATGTTGACGAAGAAGGCAAGTGGATATACGAAGATGCTGAAGGCAACGCAGTTCCTTCTGATGAGTTCTCGCGTGCTTTCGAGGACAAACATACATTAGGAAATGGTCTGCCAAAATTCTATGCCGGATGGAACAATAATTTCCGTTATAAAAACTTTGATCTGGCTGTTACCATGCGTGGTGCTTTTGGTTACCAGATATTGAACTTCGAGCGCATGTATCTCGAAAATACCATGTCTATTCAGTACAATCGTTTACAATCGGCTTACGATCCGGTATTCGGTAAAGAAGTATTGAGCGATGAAATGGATCTGGAGTACAACTCGTACTACATTGAAGACGGCGATTACTGGAAGATTGACAACATTACTTTGGGATACACTTTTGATCTCGATAATGAATACATTAAAGGAGCGCGCGTTTTCGTATCTTCTCTGAACACATTTACCTTCACCGGTTACAAAGGAGTTGATCCCGAAGTTACCACAAGCGGTTTAGCGCCGGGTAACGACTATCGCGATAAATATCCGACAACGCGGACATTTACTTTGGGTGTAAACGTTAACTTTTAA
- a CDS encoding RagB/SusD family nutrient uptake outer membrane protein: protein MKKLKYNNQFGILFLILALVISSCTELEDTSYGEIIAEQFEPTEEDIVAIVGSAYGNWRQILLEWNGYWRAQEVGADEIVIPGRPNGWVDGGIYRRMHEHDWTTDDNNVYVTWDRTFSGIANCNRVIYQVESGFLPLEETKDEVLAELKVLRASYYYILIDLYGNVPLVTSFDVEEGYLPEQSSRAEVFNFIVSEITDNIQYLSSDFNALTYGRFNEWAARTLLAKMYLNAKVYTGTPMWNECIEQCNAIINSGAGYELEGNQKNVFVTENQNSKEIIFGLSIDDQYTTAWNAFDIHMQTCQPSMQAKYNLQMTPWGGMCAIPQFIDTFDPEDKRLTNNFMRGQQYSAAGDPLYVTMGNLVGEPLALVNELPGVHASEEIHGYRFEKFEIALGSSNILNNDYPLFRYADVLMMKAECLLRTGDADEAAAIVSEVRARAFDDAAKATVTGAELMEGSVYDYGLRNEFDTTEEGGADIQYGRFLDELGWEFNQEGRRRQDMIRFGVYTTKSYLSHSPNGDYRTIYPIPRGRLETNTNLSQNPGY, encoded by the coding sequence ATGAAAAAATTAAAATATAACAATCAATTCGGTATATTATTTCTAATTCTGGCTTTGGTAATTTCATCATGTACCGAGTTGGAAGACACAAGTTACGGAGAAATTATTGCCGAACAATTTGAGCCAACCGAAGAAGATATTGTAGCCATTGTTGGTTCGGCATACGGAAACTGGAGACAAATATTATTGGAGTGGAATGGTTACTGGCGCGCACAGGAAGTAGGCGCCGATGAGATCGTAATTCCCGGTCGCCCGAACGGTTGGGTTGATGGTGGTATTTACCGCCGTATGCACGAACACGACTGGACTACCGACGACAATAATGTGTATGTAACATGGGACAGAACATTCTCGGGAATTGCCAACTGTAACCGTGTAATTTACCAGGTTGAATCGGGCTTTTTGCCACTTGAAGAAACAAAAGATGAGGTGCTTGCCGAATTAAAAGTTTTACGTGCAAGTTACTATTACATCCTTATTGATCTGTACGGAAATGTTCCGTTGGTAACCAGTTTTGATGTGGAAGAAGGTTACTTACCCGAGCAAAGTTCAAGAGCCGAAGTGTTCAACTTTATTGTTTCCGAAATTACTGATAACATTCAATACCTGTCGTCCGATTTTAACGCCCTTACTTACGGTCGTTTTAACGAATGGGCGGCACGTACTTTATTGGCAAAAATGTATTTAAATGCCAAAGTTTATACCGGCACGCCAATGTGGAACGAATGTATTGAGCAGTGTAATGCAATAATCAACTCAGGTGCAGGTTACGAGCTGGAAGGTAATCAGAAGAATGTTTTTGTTACCGAGAATCAAAATTCGAAAGAGATCATTTTCGGATTGTCGATTGACGACCAATATACAACTGCCTGGAACGCGTTCGATATTCACATGCAAACCTGTCAGCCATCAATGCAGGCCAAATACAATTTGCAAATGACGCCGTGGGGAGGTATGTGTGCTATTCCTCAGTTTATCGATACTTTCGATCCGGAAGACAAGCGCCTTACCAATAACTTTATGAGAGGGCAACAATATTCGGCTGCCGGCGATCCGTTGTATGTAACAATGGGTAACCTAGTAGGAGAACCATTGGCATTGGTAAACGAACTTCCGGGAGTACACGCTTCGGAAGAAATTCACGGATACCGTTTCGAGAAATTTGAAATCGCACTGGGTTCTTCAAATATTCTGAACAACGATTATCCATTGTTCCGATATGCTGATGTATTGATGATGAAAGCTGAATGTTTGCTTCGTACAGGAGATGCTGATGAAGCAGCAGCTATTGTTTCTGAAGTTAGAGCCCGCGCCTTCGACGATGCGGCAAAAGCAACAGTTACCGGCGCCGAATTGATGGAAGGAAGTGTTTATGATTATGGTTTGCGTAACGAATTCGATACTACTGAAGAAGGTGGTGCAGATATTCAATACGGTCGTTTCCTTGATGAGTTGGGCTGGGAGTTCAACCAGGAAGGACGACGCCGTCAGGATATGATTCGTTTTGGTGTTTATACTACAAAGTCTTATTTGTCGCATTCACCAAATGGCGATTATCGCACAATTTATCCAATTCCGCGCGGTAGACTTGAAACAAATACGAATTTGAGTCAGAACCCGGGATATTAG